The Streptococcus downei MFe28 DNA window AGGTTGTTGTGCCCTTTGTTCGGACCCTCTTTGGTGGGACTGGTTTTGGGATTCTCTCAGGGGTCTTTGTCCTCTTTGTCATGATTCTGCCAACGGTGACCTTTATGACAACCGATAGCCTGCGCTCAGTGCCCCGTCACTATCGGGAAGCGAGCCTGGCCATGGGAGCTACCCGCTGGCAAACTATCTGGCGGGTTGTTCTGAGAGCAGCCAAGCCTGGTATTTTCACAGCTGTCGTCTTTGGTATGGCTAGAGCCTTTGGTGAAGCCTTGGCCATTCAAATGGTTGTCGGAAACTCACCGGTTATGCCAACCTCTCTGATTACACCAGCCTCAACCTTGACTTCGGTCTTGACCATGGGTATTGGAAACACGGTCATGGGAACGGTGCAAAATAATGTACTCTGGTCCCTTGCCTTGGTTCTCTTGATTATGAGTCTGGCCTTCAATATGTTGATGAAGTTCATCACTAGGGAGAAAAAAGTAAATTATGAACGCTAAAAAAATTGATCAGCTGGTGACTGCCTGTCTCTATGCCATTGCAGGGATCATCGTGGCAGTCTTAACAGCCCTAATTCTTTATATTCTGGTGCGTGGACTACCTCATGTAAGCTGGCACTTTTTGACAGGGAAATCCTCAGCCTATCAGGCTGGCGGTGGTATTGGTATCCAGCTCTATAATTCTCTCTTTTTGCTCTTGATTACTTTGATCATTTCCATCCCACTTTCTATGGGGGCAGGAATCTATTTATCAGAGTATGCCAAGAAGGGGCGCCTAATTAACTTTGTCAGGACCTGTATTGAAATCTTGTCCTCTCTGCCATCGGTAGTTGTTGGTCTCTTTGGTTATCTGATTTTTGTTGTCCAATTTCATTATGGCTTCTCCATTATTTCTGGTGCCCTGGCTTTGACCGTTTTCAACTTACCGCAGATGACTCGGACGGTTGAAGATAGTCTTCGCAATATCCACCATACCCAAAGGGAAGCAGGACTGGCTCTAGGTCTATCGCGCTGGGAAACTGTTATTCATGTGGTGATTCCAGAAGCCATTCCAAGTATTATTACTGGGGTCGTTCTGGCTTCTGGTCGTATCTTTGGTGAAGCTGCTGCCCTGATTTATACAGCGGGACAATCTGCACCAGCGGTTGATTGGAGCAATTGGAATCCTTTAAGTATCAATAGCCCTATCTCAATTTTCCGTCAGTCGGAAACCCTGGCTGTTCATATTTGGAAGGTTAATAGTGAAGGGACTATCCCAGATGCTACCATGGTTTCTGCTGGTAGTGGAGCTGTGCTTTTGATTTTCATCTTGATTTTCAATCTATCCGCCCGCTATCTTGGAAAGAAACTCCATGCTAGATTAACTTCTGCAAAATAAGAGGATGACTAATGACTGAATACAATTGGGACGAACGCTATATCATGAGTTTTGAGGGCAAGGATTTGGCCCTAGAAACCAAGGATCTTCATGTCTACTATGGTTCCAAAGAGGCCATCAAAGGCATTGATATGCAGTTCGAGAAAAATAAAATTACGGCCTTTATTGGGCCTTCAGGATGTGGAAAATCTACCTTCTTACGCAGCCTTAACCGGATGAATGATACCATTGATATTGCCAAGGTAATCGGTCAAATCCTCTATGAGGGAATTGACATCAATCGTCCAGAAATCAATGTTTACGAAATGCGTAAGCATATCGGCATGGTTTTCCAAAGACCCAATCCCTTTGCCAAATCTATTTATAAAAACATTACCTTTGCCCATGAAAGAGCAGGAGTGAAGGATAAGAAGGTTTTGGACGAGATTGTTGAGACCTCGCTAAAACAGGCTGCCCTTTGGGACCAGGTCAAGGATGACCTGCACAAATCAGCCTTTACCCTATCAGGTGGTCAGCAACAAAGACTATGTATTGCTCGCGCAATCTCAGTAAAACCAGATATTTTACTCATGGACGAGCCAGCCTCAGCTCTTGACCCCATCGCAACCATGCAATTGGAGGAAACCATGGCTGAGCTCAAGAAAGATTATTCCATCATCATTGTGACCCACAATATGCAACAGGCCGCTCGTGTCAGTGATTATACCGCCTTCTTTTATTTGGGTGACTTGATTGAGTATGATAAGACCAGACATATCTTCCAAAATGCACAATGTCAGTCAACAAGCGACTACGTTTCTGGACGCTTTGGTTAGAAAGGGACCTTATGACAGAACCAATATTGCAGGTCAGAGATTTATCTGTTTACTATAATAAGAAAAAAGCTCTGAACAATATTAATATGGATTTCATGCCCAATGAAATTACAACTTTGATTGGGCCATCGGGTTCGGGAAAGTCTACCTTGTTGCGGTCTATCAATCGGATGGGGGATCTCAATCCAGAGGTTACCTTGACCGGAGCAATCACCTACAATGGTCATAACATATATGGTCCTAGGACGGATACGGTCGCCCTACGTAAGGAAATCGGGATGGTCTTCCAGCAACCGAATCCCTTCCCCATGACCATCTACGAAAATGTGACCTATGGTCTTAGGATTAAGGGGGTTCATGATAAGGCAGTTCTCGATGAAGCCGTTGAGTCTTCCCTAATTGGTGCTTCCATCTGGGATGAGGTCAAGGACCGTCTCCATGATTCTGCCTTGGGGCTTTCAGGCGGCCAGCAGCAGCGGGTATGTATTGCCCGGGTTTTAGCAACCAGTCCCAAAATTATTCTAATGGACGAGCCAACTTCAGCCCTTGATCCGATTTCTTCTGGTAAAATTGAAGAAACCCTATATGGGCTTAAAGATAAATACACCATGTTAATTGTAACTCGTTCGATGCAGCAGGCTTCGCGAATTTCTGATAAGACTGGCTTTTTCCTTGCTGGAGATTTGGTTGAATTTAACTCAACTAAAGAAATGTTCCTCAATCCTGCTCATGAAGAAACTGAGGATTACATTAGCGGTAAATTTGGTTAGTGTCTACCGACTAAATAGATAGAAAGAAATAATTTGCTTATGTTACGTACACAATTTGAAGATGAATTAGATAAGTTGCATAATCAGTTTTATGCGATGGGAACGGAAGTCAGTTCTCAAATCAGTAAGACAGTTCGTGCCTTTATCAGTCATGATCGTCAGTTGGCCAAGGAAGTCATTGAGTCTGATGAAATTGTCAATAATTATGAAACTAAGTTGGAGAAGAAGTCCTTAGAGATTATCGCCCTTCAACAGCCAGTTTCTACAGACTTACGTTCCGTTGTCACAGTGCTCAAGGCTTCCAGCGATGTTGAGCGTATGGGTGACCACGCTTCAGCCATTGCTAAGGCAACTATTCGGATGAAGGGTGAAGAACGGATTGAAGAAGTAGAAGAGTCTATCAATAAGATGGGTCGGGCTGTCCGTGATATGGTTGAAGAAGCTATGAATGTCTATATCAAGGCAGACGAAGGAGCTGCCTATACAGTGGCCGCTAATGATGAATATATTGACAATCTCTTCGTTGAGACACAAAATATGACAGTTGAAGCTATCAAGGCTAATCCTGATGCGGCTTTTGCGGCTAAGGAATATTTCCAAGTTTTGATGTACTTAGAACGAATCGGTGATTATGCCCGTAATCTCTGTGAGTGGGTTGTCTATCTCAAAACAGGAAAAATTATCGAACTTTAGTAATGAATATGTTATAATTGGGATTGGTTTTGGCCAATCTTTTTTTGGCCTATCAGTACCGATAATCCTCATGTCATCTAAAGGAAGACAATCTATCCAAGCAAGCCCCATCACTTTTTTCAAATTTTGGCCAAGAAAGTGGGATTGAGCTGGTAGGGTCCGCCTTAGGGGTATTCTAACTGTCTCTATGATGTCATTTGAGGAGTGTAAATTATAATCATCAATAATTAAGGAGTCTTATGAATTCAGTAGAACGCTTTATTGATAAGTTTGTACCTGAAAACTACAATATTTTTCTAGAGATTAATCGCAAAGAGAAGACCTTCTCAGGTAACGTCGCTATCAGTGGTGAAGCCCTTAGTGACCAGGTTTCTTTCCACCAGAAAAATCTGACCATTTCCTCCGTCCTTTTGGATAATCAGCCCGTCGAGTTTGAAGAGGATGATGCCAGAGAAGCTGTTGACCTCAAGTTACCTGAAACGGGTAGTATGACCCTGGTTCTGGAATTTTCTGGTCATATCACGGATAATATGACAGGTATTTATCCCTCCTACTATAAGGTTGATGGGGTGAAGAAAGAAGTCATTGCGACCCAATTTGAAAGCCATTTTGCTCGCGAAGCCTTTCCTGCCATTGATGAACCAGAAGCCAAGGCTAGCTTCGACTTGGCCATTAAGTTTGATCAAGAAGAAGGTGAAGTGGTCATCTCCAACATGCCAGAGACCAACGTTGACCTACGTCAGGAAACTGGAGTCTGGACCTTTGAGACGACCCCAAGGATGTCTTCATATCTCTTAGCTTTTGCTCTGGGGGATTTGCAAGCCAAAAAGGCTGCAACCAAAAATGGTACAGAGGTCGCTATCTTTGCCACTAAAGCCCACAAGGCCTCGTCCTTGGACTTTGCCTTGGATATTGCTGTTCGTGTCATTGATTTCTACGAAGATTACTATGGGGTAGCCTATCCTATTCCCCATTCCTATCACTTGGCCCTGCCTGACTTCTCAGCAGGTGCTATGGAAAATTGGGGGCTGGTTACTTACCGAGAAATCTATTTGGTCCTGGACGAGAACTCAACTGCTGAAAGTCGCCAGCAGGTTGCTCTCGTCATTGCCCACGAGTTAGCCCATCAATGGTTTGGTAATTTGGTTACCATGAAGTGGTGGGATGACCTCTGGCTCAATGAATCCTTTGCCAATATGATGGAATATGTATCTGTTGATGCCATAGAACCATCCTGGAATATCTTTGAAGATTTCCAAACGACGGGGGTTCCTTTGGCTCTCAAGCGCGATGCCACCGATGGGGTTCAATCCGTCCATGTTGCTGTCAATCATCCCGATGAAATCAATACCCTCTTTGATCCAGCTATCGTCTATGCTAAGGGCAGTCGCCTCATGCATATGTTACGTCGCTGGTTAGGGGACAAAGATTTTGCGGCTGGCCTCAAGGCCTACTTTGAGAAACACCAGTATCGTAATACTATCGGTCGGGATCTCTGGAATGCGCTCTCGGCAAGTTCAGGTAAGGATGTCGCTAGTTTTATGGATGCTTGGTTGGAGCAACCAGGTTATCCCCTTGTAAGTGCGCAAGTTCAGGATGATACGCTTATTCTCAGCCAGAAGCAATTCTTTATTGGGGAGCATGAGGATAAAAACCGTCTCTGGCAAATCCCTCTCAATAGTAATTGGTCTGGTCTGCCAGACACTCTTTCAGAAGCTAGCATTAGCATTCCTAACTATTCCGAATTGGCAGCGAAAAATGAAGGGGCACTTCGATTAAATACCGATAATACAGCCCACTATATCACCAATTATCAGGGGCAACTTTTGGATAGCCTACTGGCAGACTTTGCTGGTTTGGATAAGACCAGCCAGTTGCAGGTCCTTCAGGAGCGTCGCCTCTTGGCAGAAAGTGGGGAAATTTCCTACGCAGATTTGGTCCCCCTGTTAGCCATGCTGTCTGACCAAACTTCTTATATGGTTGCAGCGGCTGGTGAGCAGATTATCTCAGGCTTGGATCGCTTCATTGATGAAGGTTCTGATAGTGAGGCCAATTTTAAGGAGTTGATTAGAAGGGCTGCCGAGCAGAACTTTGCCCGTCTAGGTTTTGAAAAACAAGCAGGGGAAGCTGATGAGGATGAAATGGTTCGCCAAGCGGCTATCCGTCTCATACTCAAGGCAGATGATGAAAAGGCAGTAGCTCAGGCTCATGAGATTTTCCAAAGCTATGAAGGCAGACTTGAGTCCATTCCAGCTGCCATTCGTGCCTCAGTCCTCATCAACGAGATGAAACATGCCGAATCTCCTGAACTTGTTCAAGAGTATTTGGATGCTTATGTCGCAAGCTCTGATGGTATTTTCAAACGACAAGTTGCTAGTGCCTTAGCCAATACTAAGGATGGGGCCAGTCTGGACCATATTTTGACACAATGGCAAAACAAGGATGCGGTCAAACCCCAAGACCTATCGACTTGGTATGCTTACTTCTTGCAACATCCTTTCACTCAGACCAAGGTTTGGACTTGGGCCAAAGAGAATTGGGAATGGATTAAGGCGGCCCTCGGCGGTGATATGAGCTTTGACAAGTTTGTCATTTATCCAGCCAATAGCTTC harbors:
- the pstB gene encoding phosphate ABC transporter ATP-binding protein PstB; its protein translation is MTEPILQVRDLSVYYNKKKALNNINMDFMPNEITTLIGPSGSGKSTLLRSINRMGDLNPEVTLTGAITYNGHNIYGPRTDTVALRKEIGMVFQQPNPFPMTIYENVTYGLRIKGVHDKAVLDEAVESSLIGASIWDEVKDRLHDSALGLSGGQQQRVCIARVLATSPKIILMDEPTSALDPISSGKIEETLYGLKDKYTMLIVTRSMQQASRISDKTGFFLAGDLVEFNSTKEMFLNPAHEETEDYISGKFG
- the pstB gene encoding phosphate ABC transporter ATP-binding protein PstB; protein product: MTEYNWDERYIMSFEGKDLALETKDLHVYYGSKEAIKGIDMQFEKNKITAFIGPSGCGKSTFLRSLNRMNDTIDIAKVIGQILYEGIDINRPEINVYEMRKHIGMVFQRPNPFAKSIYKNITFAHERAGVKDKKVLDEIVETSLKQAALWDQVKDDLHKSAFTLSGGQQQRLCIARAISVKPDILLMDEPASALDPIATMQLEETMAELKKDYSIIIVTHNMQQAARVSDYTAFFYLGDLIEYDKTRHIFQNAQCQSTSDYVSGRFG
- a CDS encoding M1 family metallopeptidase produces the protein MNSVERFIDKFVPENYNIFLEINRKEKTFSGNVAISGEALSDQVSFHQKNLTISSVLLDNQPVEFEEDDAREAVDLKLPETGSMTLVLEFSGHITDNMTGIYPSYYKVDGVKKEVIATQFESHFAREAFPAIDEPEAKASFDLAIKFDQEEGEVVISNMPETNVDLRQETGVWTFETTPRMSSYLLAFALGDLQAKKAATKNGTEVAIFATKAHKASSLDFALDIAVRVIDFYEDYYGVAYPIPHSYHLALPDFSAGAMENWGLVTYREIYLVLDENSTAESRQQVALVIAHELAHQWFGNLVTMKWWDDLWLNESFANMMEYVSVDAIEPSWNIFEDFQTTGVPLALKRDATDGVQSVHVAVNHPDEINTLFDPAIVYAKGSRLMHMLRRWLGDKDFAAGLKAYFEKHQYRNTIGRDLWNALSASSGKDVASFMDAWLEQPGYPLVSAQVQDDTLILSQKQFFIGEHEDKNRLWQIPLNSNWSGLPDTLSEASISIPNYSELAAKNEGALRLNTDNTAHYITNYQGQLLDSLLADFAGLDKTSQLQVLQERRLLAESGEISYADLVPLLAMLSDQTSYMVAAAGEQIISGLDRFIDEGSDSEANFKELIRRAAEQNFARLGFEKQAGEADEDEMVRQAAIRLILKADDEKAVAQAHEIFQSYEGRLESIPAAIRASVLINEMKHAESPELVQEYLDAYVASSDGIFKRQVASALANTKDGASLDHILTQWQNKDAVKPQDLSTWYAYFLQHPFTQTKVWTWAKENWEWIKAALGGDMSFDKFVIYPANSFKTQESLQDYKDFFEPQLDDMAISRNITMGIKEIAARVDLIEKEKAAVQVAIDMAVAK
- the pstC gene encoding phosphate ABC transporter permease subunit PstC, which translates into the protein MKKQDLAKQLTSPSKNSRLEKFGKTITFLCLILIVFIVAMILIFVAQKGLSTFFVNGVNIFDFLFGKNWQPTVKDAHGNYIMGALPMITGSFIVTILSALIATPFAIGAAIFMTEISPKRGARLLQPTIELLTGIPSVVYGFIGLQVVVPFVRTLFGGTGFGILSGVFVLFVMILPTVTFMTTDSLRSVPRHYREASLAMGATRWQTIWRVVLRAAKPGIFTAVVFGMARAFGEALAIQMVVGNSPVMPTSLITPASTLTSVLTMGIGNTVMGTVQNNVLWSLALVLLIMSLAFNMLMKFITREKKVNYER
- the phoU gene encoding phosphate signaling complex protein PhoU, translating into MLRTQFEDELDKLHNQFYAMGTEVSSQISKTVRAFISHDRQLAKEVIESDEIVNNYETKLEKKSLEIIALQQPVSTDLRSVVTVLKASSDVERMGDHASAIAKATIRMKGEERIEEVEESINKMGRAVRDMVEEAMNVYIKADEGAAYTVAANDEYIDNLFVETQNMTVEAIKANPDAAFAAKEYFQVLMYLERIGDYARNLCEWVVYLKTGKIIEL
- the pstA gene encoding phosphate ABC transporter permease PstA, giving the protein MNAKKIDQLVTACLYAIAGIIVAVLTALILYILVRGLPHVSWHFLTGKSSAYQAGGGIGIQLYNSLFLLLITLIISIPLSMGAGIYLSEYAKKGRLINFVRTCIEILSSLPSVVVGLFGYLIFVVQFHYGFSIISGALALTVFNLPQMTRTVEDSLRNIHHTQREAGLALGLSRWETVIHVVIPEAIPSIITGVVLASGRIFGEAAALIYTAGQSAPAVDWSNWNPLSINSPISIFRQSETLAVHIWKVNSEGTIPDATMVSAGSGAVLLIFILIFNLSARYLGKKLHARLTSAK